A genomic segment from Peribacillus sp. ACCC06369 encodes:
- the spoIID gene encoding stage II sporulation protein D, translating into MKAIKPMIVLFIAVAFAIIMIPAVLVLPFSNDKTSGELAEQLDKKVKNEGKEVSANEMSSVEVAVYRTSAKKIEKLPIESYLTGVVAAEMPADFEEEALKAQALTARTYIVNQLISESRLGLPDGADVSDTVMHQVYKNNDELKKQWGSDYKSKMKKINKAIKETAGQILTYEGKPITATFFSTSNGYTENSEDYWQADFPYLKSVSSPWDKEESPKFYNKVVVNTADFENKLGVSLSSGTSIGTVIERTSGNRVGVVEIGGKKMTGKQIREKLGLTSSDFNWERQGNQIVITTKGSGHGVGMSQYGANGMAREGKTYEDIVKYYYKGVKVQSSSKWLNTMTAKK; encoded by the coding sequence TTGAAAGCAATCAAACCGATGATCGTACTATTCATAGCAGTAGCATTCGCAATTATCATGATTCCAGCAGTGCTTGTGCTTCCATTTTCAAATGATAAGACAAGTGGGGAGTTAGCCGAACAATTAGATAAGAAAGTGAAGAATGAGGGGAAAGAGGTAAGTGCAAATGAAATGAGTTCCGTTGAAGTTGCCGTTTACCGTACCTCTGCAAAAAAGATTGAAAAACTGCCGATTGAATCGTATTTGACTGGTGTGGTTGCAGCTGAGATGCCAGCAGATTTTGAGGAAGAGGCGCTGAAGGCACAAGCATTGACAGCGAGAACTTATATCGTCAATCAGCTCATAAGCGAAAGTCGATTGGGCTTGCCGGATGGTGCCGATGTAAGCGATACGGTCATGCACCAAGTTTATAAGAATAATGATGAGCTGAAGAAACAGTGGGGCTCTGATTATAAATCGAAGATGAAGAAAATTAACAAAGCTATAAAAGAAACAGCGGGTCAAATCCTAACCTATGAAGGAAAACCGATTACTGCCACATTTTTTTCGACCAGCAATGGCTACACGGAGAATTCCGAGGACTATTGGCAAGCTGATTTTCCCTATTTAAAAAGTGTATCCAGCCCATGGGATAAAGAAGAATCACCAAAGTTTTATAATAAAGTTGTAGTGAATACTGCAGATTTTGAAAACAAACTTGGTGTAAGCCTTTCATCTGGAACATCAATAGGAACCGTCATTGAAAGAACATCAGGTAATCGTGTTGGTGTGGTGGAAATCGGAGGAAAGAAAATGACAGGAAAACAGATTCGTGAAAAGCTTGGGCTGACATCATCCGATTTTAACTGGGAGCGTCAAGGCAACCAGATTGTCATCACGACAAAAGGTTCTGGACACGGAGTTGGAATGAGCCAATACGGTGCCAATGGGATGGCCAGGGAAGGGAAAACCTATGAAGACATCGTAAAATATTATTATAAAGGCGTCAAAGTTCAGTCTTCAAGTAAGTGGCTGAATACGATGACGGCAAAAAAATGA
- a CDS encoding YwmB family TATA-box binding protein: MYILNKKMLTYIVFLGLMVILIGNSTIVAESKPDIVKLVGLLQKDKDLDIEDWSVLTREINKEITTKREFESEVAALKRKYPQFQWHRKDDASGWKAEALTYNVDSGLTESIKIMTTEEKFDKVTYVIYEVKGKKWRKANSAFFTATFQNRVNDLFIGTPSIFSCIKGSINDNMDSVLNSKTEDLLDMFQAREIESVHETNFTSISAHSTLFKQPLTKEKLNLQFGLRTEGLGDQTNFVVGTPIITFEY, encoded by the coding sequence ATGTATATTTTAAACAAAAAAATGTTAACATACATAGTATTTCTTGGTTTGATGGTGATTTTAATTGGGAATAGTACGATTGTGGCAGAAAGTAAACCAGATATAGTTAAATTGGTGGGACTGTTACAAAAGGATAAGGATTTAGACATAGAAGATTGGTCTGTACTCACTAGAGAAATAAATAAAGAGATTACAACTAAACGAGAGTTTGAAAGCGAAGTTGCGGCTTTAAAACGAAAATACCCTCAATTTCAATGGCACCGGAAAGATGATGCTTCCGGCTGGAAGGCTGAGGCGTTAACTTACAATGTCGATTCAGGTCTAACCGAGTCTATCAAAATAATGACAACGGAAGAGAAATTTGATAAAGTTACCTATGTTATTTACGAAGTGAAGGGAAAAAAGTGGAGAAAAGCTAATTCGGCATTTTTTACGGCTACATTCCAGAACAGGGTGAATGACCTATTTATAGGGACTCCTTCAATTTTTTCTTGTATTAAAGGGTCTATCAATGATAATATGGATTCGGTTTTAAACTCTAAAACTGAAGACCTGTTAGATATGTTCCAAGCAAGGGAAATTGAGAGTGTGCATGAAACGAACTTTACATCAATATCTGCACATTCAACATTGTTTAAACAACCTTTGACAAAAGAAAAATTAAATTTGCAGTTTGGGCTACGGACAGAAGGATTGGGTGACCAAACGAACTTTGTAGTTGGCACACCAATCATAACGTTTGAATATTAA
- a CDS encoding DUF1146 family protein, whose translation MFSAMGQQALTGIIAHLFFIAVTWWALQALHFDKILRSNSVIKARVLYILLTVAIGSVVSNFFLDYLGFANQLPYMFSDD comes from the coding sequence ATGTTTTCAGCAATGGGACAGCAGGCTTTAACAGGAATAATTGCACATTTGTTTTTCATTGCAGTTACCTGGTGGGCTTTACAGGCATTACATTTCGATAAAATCTTAAGATCCAATTCGGTCATCAAGGCCAGGGTTTTATACATTTTATTAACGGTTGCCATAGGTTCAGTTGTTAGTAACTTCTTCCTTGACTACCTGGGATTTGCAAACCAACTCCCGTATATGTTTAGTGATGACTGA
- the nuoN gene encoding NADH-quinone oxidoreductase subunit NuoN: MDLNTMLSYDWGAMMPEFIILGTAMILSILDLFWPKHFNRRKLAWLALTGIILACLSLISLLSFDTVSILSDTFRLDSFAKAFKLLLLFGAGLIILLAEEYEPKEGLREHRGEFYYLFLTALLGAMVMSSSGDLITLFVGLELLSLSSYILVGMRKHDQKSNEASMKYVINGGISTAITLFGMSYLYGVTGSVNLGEMSRTMAAMTDGQLQYIMGLAFFMVFVGLSFKIAAAPFHMWAPDVYEGAPTPVVAFLSVISKIAGFVIILRIFLSLFLTASGDTFGALDFLEKNNIYIASLAGLTIIIGNVIALRQQNLKRLFAYSSIAHAGYLLVAVATLGGGYFLLDTVWFYLLAYVLMNIGVFAVIQLLSSQSGSEDISILAGLGRKSPYLAISFTVFILSLAGIPGTTGFIGKLNIFLGTFITEPGHFVLAGIMIAGTIVSYVYYFGLLVQVFFRPIHSEKVIKIRWGLYTVLIICVIGTILFGVAPNIAFDFIHDQFGEFTDFISSK, encoded by the coding sequence ATGGATTTGAACACGATGCTTTCTTATGATTGGGGAGCGATGATGCCGGAATTCATCATCCTGGGAACGGCCATGATTCTTTCGATATTGGATTTATTCTGGCCGAAGCACTTTAATCGGAGAAAATTGGCATGGCTCGCGCTAACCGGTATCATTTTGGCATGTTTGTCACTGATTAGCTTACTATCCTTTGATACAGTCAGTATCTTATCCGATACGTTTCGTTTAGATTCATTTGCAAAAGCATTTAAGCTACTCTTATTATTCGGAGCGGGCCTAATCATCCTTCTGGCTGAAGAATATGAACCTAAAGAGGGGCTGCGGGAACATCGGGGGGAATTTTATTATCTTTTCCTGACCGCTTTGCTTGGAGCGATGGTCATGTCCTCAAGCGGGGATTTGATAACCCTGTTCGTTGGACTGGAACTTCTTTCCCTTTCATCTTATATACTAGTCGGAATGCGTAAACATGATCAGAAGTCTAACGAAGCGTCCATGAAGTATGTGATAAACGGAGGCATTTCCACGGCGATCACTTTATTCGGGATGAGCTATTTATATGGTGTGACTGGTTCTGTCAATCTAGGCGAAATGAGCCGGACGATGGCTGCGATGACCGATGGTCAGCTGCAATACATCATGGGCCTCGCTTTCTTCATGGTATTTGTCGGTTTATCCTTCAAGATAGCTGCCGCTCCCTTTCATATGTGGGCGCCGGATGTCTATGAGGGGGCACCGACACCGGTAGTAGCCTTCTTAAGTGTAATTTCGAAAATAGCGGGTTTCGTCATCATTCTGCGAATTTTTCTTTCGTTGTTCCTAACGGCATCCGGTGATACATTCGGAGCGCTCGACTTTTTGGAAAAAAACAATATCTATATAGCTTCATTGGCAGGTCTGACAATCATCATTGGAAATGTGATTGCGTTAAGGCAGCAAAATTTAAAACGGTTGTTCGCCTATTCAAGCATCGCCCATGCGGGTTATCTCCTTGTAGCGGTTGCCACATTGGGTGGGGGATATTTCCTGTTGGATACAGTCTGGTTTTACCTACTGGCTTATGTATTGATGAATATCGGTGTATTTGCAGTCATTCAGCTGCTCTCCAGTCAAAGCGGATCGGAAGACATTAGCATTCTTGCAGGACTGGGGAGGAAATCCCCGTATCTTGCCATATCATTTACTGTATTTATCCTGTCGCTTGCTGGAATTCCCGGGACGACAGGATTCATTGGCAAACTCAATATTTTCCTTGGAACATTCATTACGGAGCCTGGACATTTTGTCCTTGCGGGAATCATGATCGCAGGTACCATTGTGTCCTATGTATACTATTTCGGATTATTGGTTCAGGTCTTTTTCCGACCCATTCATTCAGAGAAGGTCATTAAAATTCGTTGGGGTCTTTACACAGTGTTGATCATTTGCGTAATAGGCACCATACTTTTCGGGGTGGCGCCAAATATTGCCTTTGATTTTATTCATGATCAATTTGGTGAATTTACAGACTTTATTTCGAGTAAATGA
- a CDS encoding NADH-quinone oxidoreductase subunit M — protein sequence MNVYLLSLLVFSPLLGIVMVALMPKKEERTIKQFGFFGTLPPLFLSFFLCSQYYSGVALSVFDIKLNWIRFGNLEMYDPKLFTVDFELGLDGLSLIFILLTTIISSLAAIASIYIKQEWKGYYLLFLILEIGMLGVFTAENLILFFIFFEMTLIPAFFLIGRWGFLEREKASYSFLIYNGIGSAVLLVVILILFARTGTTNIAALTQMMTMGGVSLFAPISGSMKFGLCLAFLAAFAIKLPVFPFHSWMVRVHAEAPPSIVMIHAGVLLKIGAYGIIRFGMGIFPEQYKSLAFTVVLIGVLSFLYGAFLALVQTDFKLVLAYSSISHMGIVMMGLGALNEAGIQGAIFQVISHGLIAALLFFLVGVLYERTGTTMLPKLGGLAKSMPVFSGFMLACGMASLGLPGMSGFISEFMVFLGLFKSQPLLAAIGVIGLVLTAVYILRAVMLMTFGKNDSLVEKEKRDLRGWELVPALVLLGLIISVGVYPNLLGRPLQGTIEAMMLALGGR from the coding sequence ATGAATGTCTATTTGCTCTCGCTTCTAGTGTTCTCACCGCTGCTGGGCATTGTGATGGTTGCCCTAATGCCGAAGAAAGAGGAAAGGACGATTAAACAATTTGGCTTTTTCGGAACACTGCCTCCCCTTTTCCTATCGTTCTTTCTATGCAGTCAATATTATTCGGGAGTGGCCCTATCCGTCTTTGACATTAAGTTGAATTGGATCAGATTTGGGAATTTGGAGATGTATGATCCCAAACTCTTCACAGTTGACTTTGAGTTGGGCCTGGATGGGTTAAGTCTCATCTTCATATTATTGACGACAATCATTTCTTCACTTGCCGCAATCGCCTCCATATATATAAAACAAGAATGGAAAGGGTATTATTTGTTATTTTTGATTTTGGAGATCGGGATGCTCGGTGTCTTCACCGCAGAAAATTTGATCCTTTTTTTCATCTTTTTTGAAATGACCTTGATCCCCGCTTTCTTTTTGATTGGTAGGTGGGGCTTTCTGGAGAGGGAGAAAGCGTCTTATAGTTTTCTGATTTATAATGGCATCGGTTCTGCAGTTTTATTGGTGGTCATTTTGATTTTGTTTGCCAGGACAGGTACGACCAATATTGCGGCATTGACACAGATGATGACAATGGGTGGTGTTTCGCTTTTTGCGCCCATATCCGGTTCGATGAAGTTTGGTTTATGCCTGGCCTTTCTCGCTGCATTTGCGATAAAGCTGCCCGTATTTCCATTTCACAGCTGGATGGTGCGGGTCCATGCTGAAGCACCTCCATCCATAGTCATGATTCATGCTGGTGTCCTATTGAAAATAGGGGCTTATGGAATCATCCGGTTTGGAATGGGGATATTTCCTGAACAATATAAAAGCTTAGCCTTTACCGTTGTCCTGATTGGGGTCCTCAGTTTTTTATATGGTGCATTTCTAGCATTGGTACAAACGGATTTCAAGCTCGTTTTAGCATACTCATCAATCTCGCATATGGGAATCGTCATGATGGGTCTGGGAGCCTTGAATGAAGCGGGCATTCAGGGAGCTATCTTTCAAGTCATCTCACATGGGCTAATTGCTGCTTTGTTATTTTTCTTGGTGGGTGTGTTGTATGAGCGGACGGGAACCACCATGCTTCCTAAGCTTGGTGGATTGGCCAAGTCGATGCCGGTTTTTTCAGGGTTTATGTTAGCGTGCGGGATGGCTTCACTCGGTTTGCCTGGCATGTCTGGCTTCATCAGTGAATTCATGGTATTTCTTGGCTTATTCAAGAGTCAGCCATTGCTTGCAGCAATTGGGGTGATCGGGCTGGTATTAACCGCTGTCTATATCCTGAGGGCGGTTATGTTGATGACCTTCGGGAAAAATGATAGCTTGGTAGAGAAAGAGAAACGGGACCTTAGAGGCTGGGAGCTTGTACCGGCATTGGTTCTTCTCGGTTTGATAATATCTGTTGGGGTATACCCAAATTTGTTAGGCAGGCCTCTTCAAGGAACGATTGAAGCCATGATGCTAGCTTTAGGGGGGCGATGA
- the murA gene encoding UDP-N-acetylglucosamine 1-carboxyvinyltransferase — MEKIIVRGGKRLSGTVKVEGAKNAVLPVIAATLLASDGKSIIKDVPTLSDVYTINEVLRNLNADVAFHDNQVTVDASRELLEEAPFEYVRKMRASVLVMGSLLARNGRARVALPGGCAIGSRPIDQHLKGFEAMGAKVKVGNGFIDAEVEGRLKGARVYLDFPSVGATENIMMAATLAEGITVLENVAKEPEIVDLANFLNKMGAKVRGAGTGTMRIEGVDKLYGTEHAIIPDRIEAGTFMTAAALTGGNVLVQGAVPEHLTSLIAKMEEMGVKILEEEDGLRVIGPKTLKAIDIKTMPHPGFPTDMQSQMMALLLRAEGTSMITETVFENRFMHVEEFRRMNANIKIEGRSVIVNGPTNIQGAEVAATDLRAAAALILTGLVADGITRVTELKHLDRGYVNFHGKLASLGADVERINEDVPAETKKIADLNA; from the coding sequence TTGGAAAAAATCATCGTCCGCGGCGGAAAAAGGCTTAGCGGGACAGTTAAAGTAGAAGGTGCTAAAAACGCCGTTTTGCCAGTTATCGCTGCAACATTATTAGCAAGTGATGGGAAAAGTATCATTAAAGATGTTCCTACGCTCTCCGATGTATATACAATCAATGAAGTATTGCGCAACTTAAATGCAGATGTTGCCTTTCATGACAATCAAGTAACTGTAGATGCATCAAGAGAGTTATTAGAAGAAGCACCATTTGAATATGTACGTAAAATGAGAGCTTCCGTTTTAGTAATGGGCTCATTACTAGCAAGGAATGGCCGGGCCCGCGTTGCTCTTCCTGGTGGCTGTGCCATCGGATCACGTCCTATCGACCAGCATTTAAAGGGTTTTGAAGCGATGGGAGCAAAAGTGAAGGTCGGCAATGGTTTCATTGATGCCGAGGTAGAAGGAAGACTTAAGGGTGCAAGAGTGTATCTTGACTTCCCGAGTGTGGGTGCCACTGAAAACATCATGATGGCAGCAACACTTGCTGAAGGTATAACTGTTCTTGAAAATGTGGCCAAAGAGCCTGAAATTGTAGATCTTGCGAATTTCCTTAATAAAATGGGTGCCAAAGTCAGAGGTGCTGGTACTGGTACGATGAGAATCGAAGGTGTCGATAAATTATATGGCACTGAACATGCGATTATACCTGACCGTATCGAAGCTGGTACATTTATGACAGCAGCTGCTCTTACTGGCGGTAATGTTCTTGTTCAAGGAGCTGTACCTGAACACCTTACTTCCCTTATTGCTAAAATGGAGGAAATGGGCGTTAAAATTCTTGAAGAAGAAGATGGATTACGCGTTATCGGTCCAAAAACCTTGAAGGCCATTGATATCAAAACAATGCCACATCCTGGTTTCCCGACTGATATGCAATCGCAAATGATGGCATTATTATTGCGTGCTGAAGGAACAAGTATGATTACGGAGACCGTTTTCGAAAACCGTTTCATGCATGTTGAGGAATTCCGTCGCATGAATGCCAATATTAAAATAGAAGGTCGTTCTGTTATCGTTAATGGACCAACTAACATTCAAGGTGCTGAAGTAGCTGCAACAGATTTACGTGCCGCAGCAGCGCTCATCCTGACTGGATTGGTTGCAGATGGCATTACTCGCGTTACAGAATTAAAGCATCTTGACAGAGGATACGTTAACTTCCATGGTAAATTGGCATCTCTAGGTGCTGATGTGGAACGTATTAACGAAGATGTACCTGCAGAAACAAAAAAAATTGCAGATTTAAACGCATAA